One Paraburkholderia agricolaris DNA segment encodes these proteins:
- the sctQ gene encoding type III secretion system cytoplasmic ring protein SctQ produces MQTHQSYFYRHRMGYPIAEMPGSVERADRRPDTHARQDDAHAARVQPHDVPAPRLPLRAVSPVAARTARFVCDARTAWAVQHLPGIDGWQAALRDVSAPASERFVQPGVLELLHRAGPVYVTFDLAEHPSLDIAAWPAENGAVPLPDAQRALRLAVAGVLLEPLLQRLAALGLELRIARLLRSVPARLIPADAAPVALSFTFEGRRFAAEVTVPPALLGAFENLLAAQSTRFAHTALTHAGHAAAGHARLADCLVPGRAVLGSRRLPVETLRALVPGDVLLRALASRLLPLAADTAQPAGATAIAAWGTPGLIRLHAPVTIDGRMLSITKEPTMTDELDPVRLDDSLVPDQPENPIEIGELDLPVQFEVDTVALPLSQLYALRPGYVLELPTPVAEAQLKLVTHGQTIGYGELVTVGEHLGVRILRMAHGDGPVQ; encoded by the coding sequence GTGCAGACGCACCAATCCTATTTCTACCGCCATCGCATGGGCTATCCGATCGCTGAAATGCCGGGGAGTGTCGAACGCGCCGACAGGCGGCCAGATACGCACGCCCGGCAGGATGACGCGCATGCGGCACGCGTCCAGCCTCACGATGTACCCGCGCCGCGTCTGCCGCTGCGCGCAGTGTCGCCGGTTGCCGCGCGTACTGCGCGGTTCGTCTGCGATGCGCGTACGGCGTGGGCCGTGCAGCACCTGCCAGGTATCGACGGATGGCAAGCGGCGCTGCGCGACGTATCCGCGCCGGCAAGCGAGCGCTTCGTTCAGCCGGGCGTGCTCGAACTCCTGCATCGCGCGGGCCCCGTCTACGTGACGTTCGATCTGGCCGAACATCCCTCGCTCGATATCGCGGCATGGCCGGCAGAGAACGGCGCGGTGCCGCTGCCGGACGCGCAACGCGCATTGCGCCTCGCGGTGGCGGGCGTATTGCTCGAACCACTGCTACAACGGCTGGCGGCGCTCGGGCTCGAACTGCGTATCGCGCGACTGCTGCGCAGCGTACCGGCCCGCCTGATCCCCGCCGACGCCGCACCGGTTGCGCTGTCATTCACGTTCGAAGGACGCCGTTTTGCCGCCGAAGTTACCGTTCCCCCGGCACTGCTGGGCGCATTCGAAAACCTGCTCGCGGCGCAATCGACACGCTTCGCCCACACAGCCTTGACGCACGCGGGCCACGCAGCCGCCGGGCACGCCCGCCTGGCGGATTGCCTCGTCCCGGGGCGTGCCGTACTCGGATCGCGTCGCCTGCCGGTCGAGACGCTGCGCGCACTCGTGCCAGGCGATGTTCTGCTGCGCGCGCTCGCCAGCCGCCTGCTGCCGCTCGCCGCCGATACCGCGCAGCCAGCCGGGGCCACCGCGATCGCCGCGTGGGGCACGCCCGGCCTGATCCGATTGCACGCGCCCGTGACGATCGACGGGCGCATGCTTTCCATCACGAAGGAGCCGACCATGACCGATGAACTGGATCCAGTTCGCCTCGACGATTCGCTCGTCCCCGATCAACCGGAGAATCCCATCGAGATCGGCGAACTGGATCTGCCGGTTCAGTTCGAAGTCGACACGGTTGCGCTGCCGTTATCGCAACTCTATGCGCTGCGTCCCGGCTACGTGCTGGAGTTGCCGACCCCGGTTGCCGAGGCTCAGTTGAAGCTCGTCACGCATGGCCAGACCATCGGCTACGGCGAACTCGTGACGGTCGGCGAACATCTTGGCGTACGAATCTTGCGGATGGCGCACGGCGATGGTCCAGTTCAGTGA
- the sctR gene encoding type III secretion system export apparatus subunit SctR translates to MVQFSDVTGLLLVVIAISLVPFVAMVVTSYAKIVVVLGLLRNALGVQQVPPNMVLNGIAILVSLYVMAPVGMRAAQSLQNQQIAGQPTQALIQVFSAAREPFRTFLEKHANEREKRFFIRSANVVWPKEAANSLHENDLIVLAPAFTLSELTDAFKIGFLLYIAFIVIDLIIANVLLAMGLNQVTPTNVAIPFKLLLFVVMDGWSTLIHGLVMTYR, encoded by the coding sequence ATGGTCCAGTTCAGTGACGTTACCGGCTTACTGCTCGTCGTCATCGCGATCAGCCTCGTGCCGTTTGTCGCGATGGTCGTGACCTCGTACGCGAAGATCGTGGTCGTGCTCGGCCTGCTGCGCAACGCGCTAGGCGTCCAGCAGGTGCCGCCCAATATGGTGCTCAACGGCATTGCGATTCTGGTGTCGCTGTATGTGATGGCGCCGGTCGGCATGCGTGCCGCGCAATCGCTGCAGAACCAGCAAATCGCTGGCCAGCCGACTCAGGCACTGATCCAGGTGTTCAGCGCCGCGCGCGAGCCGTTCCGGACCTTCCTCGAAAAACACGCGAACGAGCGCGAAAAGCGTTTCTTTATCCGCTCGGCGAATGTCGTGTGGCCGAAGGAGGCGGCTAACAGCCTGCATGAAAACGACCTGATCGTACTGGCGCCGGCCTTCACGCTGAGCGAGCTCACCGATGCGTTCAAGATCGGCTTCCTGCTGTACATCGCGTTCATCGTGATCGATCTGATCATCGCCAACGTGCTGCTCGCAATGGGGTTGAACCAGGTGACACCCACCAACGTCGCGATTCCGTTCAAGCTGCTGCTGTTCGTCGTGATGGACGGCTGGTCGACCCTGATCCACGGCCTCGTCATGACTTACCGGTAG
- the sctS gene encoding type III secretion system export apparatus subunit SctS — MDIDTLVRFTTQGMLLCMFVSLPIVIVAAVVGLAVSFLQAITSMQDQTLSHGVKLIAVTVAIVIAAPFSAAAILHFANEVMQAAVPQ; from the coding sequence ATGGATATCGACACACTCGTTCGTTTCACCACACAGGGCATGCTGCTGTGCATGTTCGTATCGCTGCCGATCGTGATCGTCGCCGCCGTCGTGGGGCTCGCGGTCTCGTTTCTACAGGCCATCACTTCGATGCAGGATCAAACGCTGTCGCATGGCGTAAAGCTGATCGCCGTGACGGTCGCCATCGTGATCGCCGCGCCGTTTTCGGCCGCGGCAATCCTGCATTTCGCCAACGAAGTGATGCAGGCAGCGGTGCCGCAATGA
- a CDS encoding secretion protein translates to MMKLLRILTGVHAGAELRLTAGAHRIGADDDADIRISDWRGADMLLTVDDSGTVSAQSVMPEPKMVSDDELPLSTGGGMAANALEADGHAAAIAMEPVGAAARPEPPDTSTVLLVDYVPMQFGDTVICIGWPDTAWPSDLDLLSTLLIKPAQARREAERSRQRKVVGIVLGCAMLGAVIVIGSVLMTTIVSRAALPHDAGDLAQRVNTALTTAHMNELHAQAHGSSVAVNGMVASPEDDATVRKLLARVSSTPILRHYDIAQNDTRNIEDSLGIQGVHVEYAGHGVFDVTGKAANPSDVDAALVRIRRDLSDNVKTLRMRVAQSNEGAPLPPSFSELMSSDDVRYAETPDGVKHIYAMPETPASSAAAASDATLASADGTSDALPATVKSGAATGVMQPVDGAAPASAAAPTPLPTK, encoded by the coding sequence ATGATGAAACTGCTTCGGATCCTGACTGGCGTGCACGCAGGCGCGGAACTGCGTCTGACGGCGGGTGCGCATCGGATCGGCGCGGACGACGACGCTGATATCCGCATCTCCGACTGGCGCGGCGCCGACATGCTGCTGACAGTCGACGACAGCGGCACGGTAAGCGCGCAGTCGGTTATGCCGGAACCCAAAATGGTGTCGGACGACGAACTGCCGTTGAGCACCGGCGGCGGCATGGCGGCAAATGCACTGGAAGCGGACGGGCATGCGGCAGCAATAGCGATGGAGCCGGTGGGAGCGGCGGCAAGACCCGAACCACCCGACACCAGCACGGTGCTGCTTGTCGACTACGTGCCGATGCAGTTCGGCGATACGGTGATCTGCATCGGCTGGCCTGACACCGCATGGCCGAGCGACCTCGACTTGCTGTCGACGCTGCTCATCAAGCCCGCGCAGGCGCGCCGCGAAGCAGAGCGTTCGCGTCAGCGCAAGGTCGTCGGCATCGTGCTGGGCTGCGCGATGCTGGGTGCGGTAATCGTGATCGGCTCGGTGTTGATGACGACGATCGTCAGCCGCGCGGCATTGCCGCACGATGCGGGCGATCTGGCACAGCGGGTCAACACTGCCCTTACTACCGCGCATATGAACGAATTGCATGCGCAGGCGCACGGCTCGAGCGTCGCGGTGAACGGCATGGTGGCCAGTCCTGAAGACGACGCCACGGTGCGCAAGCTGCTCGCACGCGTGTCGTCGACCCCGATTCTGCGTCACTACGATATCGCGCAAAACGACACGCGCAACATCGAGGATTCGCTCGGCATACAGGGCGTTCATGTGGAATATGCAGGCCACGGCGTATTCGACGTCACAGGCAAGGCGGCCAATCCGTCCGACGTCGATGCTGCACTCGTGCGTATCCGCCGCGACCTCAGCGACAACGTGAAAACCTTGCGCATGCGGGTCGCGCAATCGAACGAAGGCGCACCGCTGCCGCCTTCGTTTTCGGAACTGATGTCGTCCGACGATGTGCGCTACGCGGAAACGCCGGACGGCGTGAAGCATATCTACGCGATGCCGGAGACGCCGGCATCGTCAGCGGCGGCCGCCAGCGACGCCACGCTGGCCAGCGCGGACGGCACCTCGGATGCGCTGCCCGCCACCGTCAAATCAGGCGCCGCGACCGGCGTGATGCAGCCGGTCGATGGGGCCGCCCCCGCTTCCGCCGCGGCGCCCACGCCGTTGCCGACGAAGTGA
- a CDS encoding type III secretion protein, with amino-acid sequence MYEPLETCAADFNNLQKTLDDPAGGPRLAAIRTALEATAKNISEATGATEVDRNNLAKLYRGLLAASRIVSHLQDKRGAA; translated from the coding sequence ATGTACGAACCACTCGAAACCTGTGCCGCCGACTTCAACAATTTGCAGAAGACGCTCGACGATCCGGCGGGCGGTCCACGGCTCGCCGCGATTCGCACGGCTCTGGAGGCCACGGCTAAAAACATCAGTGAGGCGACCGGCGCGACTGAGGTCGATCGCAACAATCTCGCGAAACTGTATCGGGGCCTGCTCGCCGCCAGCCGGATCGTGTCGCACCTGCAGGACAAACGCGGCGCGGCTTAA
- a CDS encoding CesT family type III secretion system chaperone, which translates to MDTNDSSERYVQLVRDLCNTVGLADAEHVLRTRAIEVEGFDVQLEHFENDLEAIYANFHYGAVTTGRTLTVFRLMLEANLLIYAQDQAQLGLDTDTGGIVLVLRVPMTYDVDGAVLADLLAHYAEHGRYWRQNIIESTDEMFEGVAAGDYVWLRA; encoded by the coding sequence TTGGACACCAACGACAGCTCCGAGCGCTACGTGCAACTGGTCCGCGACCTCTGCAATACGGTAGGGCTCGCCGACGCCGAGCACGTGTTGCGCACGCGCGCGATCGAAGTCGAGGGCTTCGACGTTCAACTCGAACACTTCGAAAACGACCTCGAGGCGATCTACGCCAATTTTCACTATGGCGCGGTCACCACCGGACGCACGCTCACCGTGTTCCGGCTGATGCTCGAAGCGAATCTGCTGATTTACGCGCAGGACCAGGCGCAACTCGGTCTCGACACCGATACGGGCGGTATCGTGCTGGTGCTGCGCGTGCCGATGACTTACGACGTGGACGGCGCCGTGCTTGCCGATCTGCTCGCGCATTACGCGGAGCATGGACGCTACTGGCGGCAGAACATCATTGAATCGACCGACGAGATGTTCGAGGGCGTGGCCGCGGGCGACTATGTCTGGTTGCGCGCGTGA
- a CDS encoding GNAT family N-acetyltransferase, which produces MSQFRPPELIESDELLLRPPEPRDATMLFDEMLGDPETTRYLGFRCHASLDETLTFIDESQRGWQDGTLVRWVLEDKASGRLTALIELRPRPPRAELGVVISRRGGARRRRAGLYALRKLLKWLLAQPPIFRIYAYCAVDGDAHSSMERLGFTLEAKLINHECRPNLGLLAGDSYLYAMTRPLVAPPATAAAAWLTEHVEWEPA; this is translated from the coding sequence ATGTCCCAGTTTCGTCCTCCTGAATTGATCGAGTCCGACGAACTGCTGCTGCGTCCGCCGGAACCACGCGACGCAACAATGCTCTTCGACGAAATGCTCGGCGATCCCGAAACGACGCGTTATCTGGGCTTTCGCTGCCACGCGTCGCTCGACGAAACCCTGACTTTCATCGACGAATCGCAGCGAGGCTGGCAGGACGGCACGCTGGTTCGCTGGGTACTCGAGGACAAGGCAAGCGGCCGTCTCACCGCGCTGATCGAGTTGCGCCCGCGGCCGCCGCGCGCCGAACTGGGCGTCGTCATTAGCCGCCGCGGCGGTGCGCGACGGCGGCGCGCCGGACTCTATGCGTTGCGCAAGCTGCTCAAATGGCTGCTGGCCCAACCACCTATTTTCCGTATCTACGCGTACTGCGCCGTCGATGGCGATGCGCACAGCAGCATGGAGCGGCTTGGTTTTACCCTTGAGGCAAAGCTGATCAATCACGAATGCCGGCCGAATCTGGGGCTCCTTGCCGGCGATAGCTATCTGTACGCGATGACCCGTCCACTGGTCGCGCCGCCCGCGACAGCGGCGGCGGCGTGGTTGACCGAGCACGTCGAATGGGAGCCGGCGTGA
- a CDS encoding ATP-binding protein, whose translation MSLTRPTGPVIAFGRYRLSQNPPRLTVDGVTVEISGRALELLFALVEAEGRPVPLAELGQRAWPRVNVEANTVQAQVSALRRALGNDRDLVTTVPGYGYRFAGRAQTLDAEAAASGTDGPAVAGTNPSALALLEPPPLRMPVRLTTFIGRHAELSELLGLMSTARVVTLTGTPGLGKTRLAHETARRLAAYVPDGVFIITLPPHVPADNLIDTWALAMRIAPKQGMPAFERVLATIGARRMLLIVDCSEPLREPTAHLLDRFISATPGLRVIVTGTAPLFMASEHVVALGPLRTPEHVKVSAGEAREFDALRLLFARLALLLHAHEQRTVRQRTAADLQPLSDFDTGRLAPNTLAMAALIARRLDGVPLALELAASAIERRMRARLPLDAALFAFARDLDDLMVRSVGAPNLPLSRLAPVAATLQLYTAEFSEVTRALFRRLSVFNGEFTRCSAVRMLAECSPSQDSGDVHAVNAERGIEASLDDLLDAGLVEQVEGDGQSTLRLPRAVQLFARDALAQAGESDLAAAAHAQSLAPRLAAGRSRNDRTPNEVLDRADIEDLRAALDWSLRNDRFEGAIALLESSTALWRALSLTHEYLRTIRAALARVEAGTPRRIRDEMRLRVALAHALAMTQVPLDEVTNAWQEAYELANACADNAYRQHALIGLIVCSARAGELERAIDLQASYDRIAQANWKTAQRAGET comes from the coding sequence ATGTCGTTAACGCGGCCTACGGGGCCGGTCATTGCCTTCGGCCGCTACCGGTTGTCGCAGAACCCGCCGCGACTCACCGTCGACGGCGTAACCGTCGAGATCAGCGGCCGTGCTCTCGAACTCCTGTTCGCGCTCGTCGAAGCCGAAGGGCGGCCGGTTCCGCTCGCCGAACTCGGCCAGCGGGCATGGCCGCGCGTGAACGTCGAAGCCAATACCGTGCAGGCCCAGGTATCCGCGCTGCGCCGTGCGCTGGGCAACGATCGCGATCTGGTCACAACCGTGCCGGGATACGGCTACCGCTTCGCCGGCCGCGCACAAACGCTCGATGCCGAAGCCGCTGCGTCTGGAACGGACGGCCCGGCAGTTGCGGGCACAAACCCTTCCGCACTGGCGTTGCTGGAGCCGCCCCCACTACGCATGCCGGTGCGTCTCACAACGTTTATCGGCAGGCACGCCGAACTGTCCGAACTGCTCGGGCTCATGTCCACCGCCCGTGTCGTCACGCTGACCGGCACGCCTGGGCTCGGCAAGACGCGCCTCGCACACGAAACCGCACGACGGCTGGCCGCGTATGTACCCGACGGTGTGTTCATCATCACGCTGCCGCCACATGTGCCGGCCGACAACCTGATCGACACCTGGGCGCTCGCCATGCGAATCGCGCCGAAGCAGGGTATGCCGGCGTTCGAACGCGTGCTTGCGACAATCGGCGCTCGCCGGATGCTGTTGATCGTCGATTGCAGTGAACCGCTGCGCGAGCCCACGGCGCACCTGCTCGACAGGTTCATTTCGGCAACCCCGGGGTTGCGGGTGATCGTCACGGGGACCGCGCCTCTATTCATGGCGAGCGAGCACGTCGTGGCGCTCGGACCGCTACGCACCCCTGAGCATGTCAAGGTAAGCGCCGGCGAGGCGCGCGAATTCGACGCACTGCGCCTGCTGTTCGCCCGGCTCGCGTTGCTGCTGCATGCGCACGAGCAACGCACGGTGCGCCAGCGTACGGCGGCCGACCTGCAGCCACTATCGGACTTCGACACCGGACGGCTTGCCCCGAACACGCTCGCGATGGCGGCGCTGATTGCACGGCGCCTCGATGGCGTACCGCTCGCGCTCGAACTGGCCGCGTCGGCCATTGAGCGGCGCATGCGCGCGCGGCTCCCGCTCGACGCCGCGTTGTTCGCATTCGCTCGCGATCTGGACGACCTGATGGTGCGAAGCGTCGGCGCGCCCAACCTGCCGCTGTCCCGACTCGCGCCGGTTGCCGCCACACTGCAGTTGTACACCGCGGAATTCTCCGAGGTAACCCGAGCGCTCTTCCGGCGGCTCAGCGTTTTCAACGGCGAATTTACCCGTTGCTCGGCGGTCCGCATGCTGGCGGAATGCTCGCCGTCGCAAGACAGCGGCGACGTGCACGCCGTCAACGCAGAACGCGGTATCGAGGCGTCTCTCGATGATCTGCTCGACGCCGGACTCGTCGAACAGGTCGAGGGAGACGGGCAGTCCACGCTGCGCCTGCCCCGCGCGGTGCAGTTGTTCGCCCGCGACGCGCTCGCGCAGGCGGGCGAGTCCGACCTCGCTGCGGCGGCCCATGCGCAATCGCTCGCGCCGCGTCTGGCTGCCGGCCGCTCACGCAACGACCGCACGCCTAACGAGGTGCTGGATCGCGCCGATATCGAGGACCTGCGCGCCGCACTCGACTGGTCCTTGCGCAATGACAGATTCGAAGGTGCGATTGCCTTGCTCGAATCGTCCACCGCGCTATGGCGCGCATTGTCGCTGACCCACGAGTACCTGCGCACGATCCGTGCCGCGCTCGCGCGCGTGGAAGCCGGCACGCCGCGCCGCATACGCGACGAAATGCGTCTGCGCGTGGCACTGGCGCATGCGTTGGCCATGACCCAGGTACCGCTCGACGAGGTGACGAACGCCTGGCAGGAAGCCTATGAACTGGCCAATGCCTGCGCCGACAACGCATACCGGCAGCATGCGTTGATCGGTCTGATCGTGTGTTCGGCAAGGGCTGGGGAACTCGAACGCGCGATCGACCTGCAGGCCTCCTACGACCGTATCGCGCAGGCCAACTGGAAGACCGCGCAGCGGGCTGGGGAAACCTAG
- a CDS encoding autotransporter — MSDRNRINLPAPAASQFIETGPDAHAANAAAATQPPGTAPSHHVNTPQPAVPHGVFGRLKASLSRSADTFRARRFDLSTLVNQHSTHGRTSGPENYVEGNKRYAPQQPPRQAQVAGSALEITDELVSQAVAQTASQTTSVATPTGQPHPAPLDAVATREDLLAYVQQQFICPPGRLLDVSAFASRLYHLTPPDAATPTPPATAATRGALLAQAVKQAGITDVQHAQLALERVGMLDFRAPHTSHSTSPAEREAWQIARVLSRSSEGFETLDALRTSVMQPFADANQRLAVKVLLESADALDPTPPGTPYPPGQDRAPGAIAQQTGLGNGPLSADEPGPNALAKRAFDAAATLLEHGRDALTPDQRGAFFAWRQSFSEDERHSDLSQARERLNKFSAKTIGRVGENRWKTLLPRMFRGKHKSPLSALRYGTQGVPRKTVAEERAALQRGLREARLTFDQSAALQPAAALAHARPERSLVELAALHTWLERGGFPHGRMDEDAIVATAQRAQQMSAALQPGDAPSAHLLAHVRQQTTRWSAMTPQQLAKTRPFNAIAKQPFTIERLAVWGKVARVPDDAPFWASVDTLRTLAEPATPARAADNADDVRATLKDVIDGLPSGARLRLTDGSRQGVSTRGLNATLMQAHGIPVSPRLDLRASRTRESVVEVSRATHGVEMFVGTAESTVRHAGAGLMVGYDLEAGITAVRAGLVTNVILHSRELTQPRGVSLRVARRVKADGSGYDDKAMRDKLNEIVDHVFNEATEAHGDGSNGVWNRLAERFFDDPDVSISWTAGQASNTRRGVTVDATATVKLPAFGHGTERMSVRVGPSLGVGWEKSKQTVDSAERTGRLQVEQHRVGLGSLWQMRGGIAPGFSHALDAAGKTSVGLFSVDTPAATMTLSDRNRSAKLQLVREDGKLNYRASMLDVEFLDARMYTRAVDAARPELIELFAAKIIAQRQREGGQAPAGGQAPQEDPRVLASQRIDQHLATVRKNQRPNLTYMYRYRLHRDAALRLDANAAWLAQSGNDPHVRETVDARNAEILGAPSSWMPIELKVKERNTYTQSFGPNMMFQLSTRTSATGDREIVTESVPFEVLEELDERGT, encoded by the coding sequence ATGTCCGATCGCAACCGGATCAACCTTCCGGCCCCTGCCGCCTCGCAATTCATCGAAACCGGCCCTGACGCGCACGCCGCCAACGCGGCCGCCGCGACGCAGCCGCCCGGTACGGCGCCGTCGCATCACGTGAACACGCCTCAGCCGGCGGTCCCGCACGGGGTGTTTGGGCGGCTCAAGGCGTCGTTGTCGCGCTCGGCGGATACCTTCCGTGCGCGCCGCTTCGATCTCAGCACGCTGGTCAATCAGCACAGCACGCACGGCAGAACATCGGGGCCGGAGAACTATGTCGAAGGCAACAAGCGCTACGCGCCGCAACAGCCGCCAAGGCAGGCGCAAGTCGCCGGCTCGGCACTCGAGATCACCGACGAACTGGTGTCACAGGCTGTCGCACAAACGGCATCGCAGACGACGTCCGTCGCGACCCCCACAGGACAGCCGCACCCTGCGCCACTCGATGCGGTTGCCACACGCGAAGATCTGCTCGCGTACGTGCAACAGCAATTCATCTGCCCGCCCGGGCGCCTGCTCGATGTCAGCGCGTTCGCGTCCCGGCTCTACCATCTCACGCCGCCAGACGCCGCGACGCCCACGCCGCCGGCCACCGCCGCTACGCGCGGCGCGCTGCTTGCGCAAGCCGTCAAACAGGCCGGCATCACGGACGTCCAGCACGCGCAGTTGGCGCTCGAACGAGTCGGCATGCTCGACTTCCGCGCGCCGCACACGAGCCACTCCACCAGCCCCGCCGAACGCGAGGCGTGGCAGATCGCGCGTGTGTTGTCGCGTTCGAGCGAAGGCTTCGAGACCCTCGACGCGCTGCGCACGTCCGTCATGCAGCCGTTCGCCGACGCCAACCAGCGGCTCGCGGTCAAAGTCCTGCTGGAGAGTGCCGATGCACTCGACCCAACGCCGCCAGGCACGCCGTACCCTCCCGGACAGGATCGTGCCCCCGGCGCGATCGCACAACAAACCGGGCTCGGCAACGGACCACTCAGCGCTGACGAACCGGGGCCGAACGCGCTCGCCAAACGTGCCTTCGATGCCGCAGCGACCCTCCTCGAACACGGCCGCGACGCACTGACGCCCGATCAGCGAGGCGCGTTCTTCGCGTGGCGCCAGTCGTTCAGCGAAGACGAACGGCATAGCGATCTATCGCAGGCCCGCGAGCGTCTGAACAAATTCTCCGCGAAGACGATCGGCCGGGTCGGCGAAAACCGCTGGAAAACGCTGCTGCCACGCATGTTCCGCGGCAAGCACAAATCGCCGCTGTCCGCGCTGCGTTACGGCACCCAGGGCGTGCCGCGCAAGACCGTCGCAGAAGAGCGTGCCGCGCTGCAAAGGGGCCTGCGCGAAGCCCGCCTGACATTCGACCAGAGCGCCGCGTTGCAGCCCGCGGCAGCGCTCGCTCATGCGCGGCCGGAACGCTCGCTGGTCGAACTGGCAGCGCTGCATACGTGGCTCGAACGCGGTGGTTTTCCACATGGCCGGATGGACGAAGACGCGATTGTCGCGACCGCGCAGCGCGCCCAGCAGATGAGCGCGGCACTGCAACCAGGGGACGCGCCCTCGGCACACCTGCTCGCCCACGTCCGGCAGCAGACCACGCGCTGGAGCGCGATGACGCCGCAGCAGCTCGCCAAAACACGGCCGTTCAACGCGATCGCGAAACAGCCGTTCACGATCGAACGGCTGGCGGTCTGGGGCAAGGTCGCGCGCGTGCCCGACGACGCCCCGTTCTGGGCCTCGGTCGACACCCTGCGCACGCTCGCCGAGCCCGCAACACCGGCGCGTGCCGCCGACAATGCCGACGACGTGCGCGCGACGCTCAAGGACGTGATCGACGGATTGCCGTCAGGCGCACGCCTGCGGCTGACCGATGGCAGCCGCCAGGGTGTCAGCACGCGCGGCCTCAACGCGACGCTGATGCAGGCTCATGGCATTCCGGTTTCGCCACGCCTCGACCTGCGGGCGTCGCGCACGCGTGAGTCCGTCGTCGAAGTGAGCCGTGCGACGCACGGGGTCGAGATGTTCGTCGGCACCGCGGAGAGCACGGTTCGTCACGCGGGTGCCGGGCTGATGGTCGGTTACGACCTCGAAGCAGGGATCACCGCCGTACGGGCGGGGCTGGTCACCAACGTGATTCTCCACTCGCGGGAACTCACGCAGCCGCGCGGCGTGTCGTTGCGCGTCGCTCGGCGCGTCAAGGCCGATGGCTCCGGGTATGACGACAAGGCGATGCGCGACAAGCTGAACGAGATTGTCGACCACGTGTTCAACGAAGCCACGGAGGCCCATGGCGACGGTTCGAACGGCGTCTGGAACCGTCTTGCAGAGCGCTTCTTCGACGATCCCGACGTGTCGATCAGTTGGACCGCCGGGCAAGCCAGCAATACGCGGCGCGGCGTCACGGTCGATGCGACTGCAACGGTCAAGCTGCCGGCCTTCGGCCACGGTACGGAGCGCATGTCGGTCCGGGTTGGCCCATCACTCGGGGTAGGGTGGGAAAAGTCGAAGCAGACGGTCGATTCCGCCGAGCGCACCGGCCGCCTCCAGGTCGAACAGCATCGTGTGGGATTGGGCAGCCTGTGGCAGATGCGCGGCGGCATCGCACCTGGTTTCTCGCATGCGCTCGATGCGGCCGGCAAAACCAGTGTCGGCCTGTTTTCGGTCGATACGCCGGCCGCCACGATGACCCTCAGTGACCGGAACCGCTCAGCCAAGCTGCAACTGGTGCGCGAAGACGGCAAGCTGAACTACCGCGCGAGCATGCTCGACGTCGAATTTCTCGACGCCCGCATGTACACCCGTGCCGTCGACGCTGCCCGTCCGGAGCTGATCGAGCTCTTCGCCGCCAAGATCATCGCTCAGCGGCAGCGCGAGGGCGGGCAGGCACCTGCGGGCGGCCAGGCACCGCAGGAGGATCCGCGGGTGCTCGCCAGCCAGCGCATCGACCAGCATCTGGCGACGGTGCGCAAGAACCAGCGGCCCAATCTGACCTACATGTATCGCTATCGCTTGCATCGCGACGCGGCGCTGCGGCTCGATGCGAACGCGGCCTGGCTCGCGCAATCGGGCAACGATCCGCACGTGAGGGAGACGGTCGACGCGCGTAACGCGGAGATTCTCGGCGCGCCGTCGTCGTGGATGCCGATCGAGTTGAAGGTCAAGGAGCGCAACACCTACACGCAGAGCTTCGGGCCCAACATGATGTTCCAGCTGAGTACCCGAACCAGCGCGACCGGTGACCGTGAAATCGTGACCGAAAGTGTGCCGTTCGAGGTGCTGGAGGAACTCGACGAACGCGGCACGTAG